The Campylobacter concisus genome has a window encoding:
- a CDS encoding saccharopine dehydrogenase family protein codes for MSNILIIGAGGVSQVATVKCAMNADVFSKITLASRTKSKCDAIAKFIKDRLGVQIDTAQIDADDTDAMVALIKKTGADLLLNVALPYQDLTLMDACSRAGIPYIDTANYEHPDTAKFEYKLQWAKDGEFKAANTMALLGSGFDPGVTNVFCAYAQQNLFDEIHEIDILDCNAGDHGYAFATNFNPEINLREVSAKGRYWERGEWKETEPMEIMFKWDYPKVGVKDSYLLYHEELESLVKNIKGLKRIRFFMTFGQSYLTHMKCLENVGMLRIDEVEHNGVKIVPIQFLKTLLPDPASLGPRTKGKTNIGCVIRGLKNGKERQVYIYNVCDHEACYAETGAQAVSYTTGVPAMIGSMMVAKGIWSGKGVFNMENFDAKPFMDELNKQGLPWEIIEMKPGERYEVK; via the coding sequence ATGTCAAATATCTTAATCATAGGCGCGGGCGGCGTAAGTCAAGTCGCGACCGTAAAATGCGCGATGAACGCGGACGTTTTTAGCAAGATCACGCTTGCTAGCCGCACTAAAAGCAAGTGCGACGCGATCGCTAAATTTATAAAAGACCGCCTAGGCGTGCAAATTGACACCGCCCAGATCGACGCGGACGATACCGATGCCATGGTCGCGCTCATCAAAAAAACGGGTGCCGATTTGCTTTTAAATGTGGCGCTGCCGTATCAAGACCTAACCCTCATGGACGCGTGCTCTCGCGCCGGCATCCCGTACATCGACACGGCAAACTACGAGCACCCCGACACCGCTAAATTTGAGTATAAGCTGCAGTGGGCGAAGGACGGCGAGTTTAAAGCCGCAAACACGATGGCGCTGCTAGGAAGCGGCTTTGATCCGGGCGTGACGAACGTATTTTGCGCCTACGCACAGCAAAATCTCTTTGACGAGATCCACGAGATCGACATCCTAGACTGCAACGCGGGCGATCACGGATATGCGTTTGCGACGAATTTTAATCCAGAGATAAATTTACGCGAAGTGAGCGCAAAGGGTCGCTACTGGGAGCGCGGCGAGTGGAAAGAGACCGAGCCGATGGAAATAATGTTCAAATGGGACTACCCGAAAGTAGGCGTCAAAGATAGCTACCTGCTCTATCACGAGGAGCTAGAAAGCCTTGTTAAAAACATCAAAGGGCTAAAGCGAATCCGCTTTTTTATGACGTTCGGACAGAGCTATCTAACTCACATGAAGTGTCTAGAAAACGTCGGCATGCTACGTATCGACGAGGTCGAGCACAACGGCGTAAAAATAGTTCCGATACAGTTTCTAAAGACCTTGCTACCAGATCCTGCAAGCCTAGGCCCTCGCACGAAGGGTAAAACCAACATCGGCTGCGTGATACGTGGCTTAAAAAACGGCAAAGAGCGTCAAGTCTATATCTACAACGTCTGCGACCACGAGGCTTGCTATGCCGAAACGGGCGCACAGGCTGTGAGCTACACGACGGGCGTGCCTGCGATGATCGGCTCGATGATGGTGGCAAAAGGCATCTGGAGCGGAAAAGGCGTCTTTAATATGGAAAATTTCGACGCCAAGCCTTTCATGGATGAGCTCAATAAGCAGGGCTTGCCGTGGGAGATAATCGAAATGAAACCCGGCGAGAGGTATGAAGTAAAGTAA
- a CDS encoding AAA family ATPase: MKVSKVRIQEFKRFKDLTIDLGDSPKKIVAIVGPNGCGKSSVLDAFIALGPSFGARIGTDPSGSVKNYFFRSNNKNFYELIDIDFVVGGIVYRKDELCNIEKYKNSLNSLFSFRSPYRYNNDLNIKEIRAVSPIEENRYGASYSVSIDEKIEENYRGLLAYFNSYRDNNDLKPSEARKHVIDQLNNSIKNCLDLEIVSMGEVEGGNGTLFFKKPDSDVKFSFNSLSSGEKEVVDILLDLFLRKEKYKGSIYLIDEPELHINTCIQRNLMKEINNLIDNEGQIWITTHSIGFLRALQTDFIGDSQIIKFHKNINLSDKIELKPIDKNYNEWKEIFETALDDLTGLIAPKRIIYCEGRAELKDSYEKGLDAKVLNNIFNKKYPDTLFVSSGGNTELDYRSRIAIAILGKVFKDLEIWVFKDRDIASGGNVSEFDRQEYLDGQENSFRVMKRWEIENYLFDKEILKAYCDKKGCQFDESRYDAVVTDVVNNNVKDKGGEIKKCCGITTPINIEIFKENLSNFILPDTLVYKELEDCIFNRK; this comes from the coding sequence ATGAAGGTATCTAAAGTGCGTATACAAGAATTTAAACGTTTTAAGGATTTAACTATTGATTTAGGAGATAGCCCAAAGAAAATCGTTGCTATTGTCGGCCCAAATGGTTGTGGTAAAAGTAGTGTATTGGACGCTTTTATTGCATTAGGCCCATCTTTTGGTGCACGTATAGGAACAGATCCATCCGGTAGTGTTAAGAATTATTTTTTTAGATCAAATAATAAAAATTTCTATGAACTAATTGATATAGATTTTGTTGTAGGTGGTATTGTTTATAGAAAGGATGAACTGTGTAATATAGAAAAATATAAAAATAGTCTAAATAGTCTATTTTCGTTTAGAAGCCCATATAGATACAATAATGATTTAAATATTAAAGAAATTAGAGCAGTCAGCCCAATAGAGGAAAATAGATATGGTGCTAGCTATTCCGTTAGCATTGATGAAAAAATAGAAGAAAACTATAGGGGACTGCTTGCATATTTTAATTCATATAGAGATAACAATGATTTAAAACCGTCTGAAGCTAGAAAACATGTTATAGACCAACTAAATAATTCAATTAAAAACTGTTTAGATTTAGAAATAGTTAGTATGGGAGAAGTTGAAGGTGGCAATGGCACTTTATTTTTCAAAAAGCCTGATTCTGATGTAAAATTTTCTTTCAATAGTTTATCTTCTGGCGAAAAAGAAGTAGTTGATATACTTTTAGATTTATTTTTGAGAAAAGAAAAATATAAAGGCTCTATTTATTTAATAGACGAGCCGGAGCTTCATATAAATACATGTATACAAAGAAATCTTATGAAAGAGATAAACAATCTAATAGATAATGAAGGTCAAATTTGGATAACAACGCACAGTATAGGTTTTTTAAGGGCCTTACAAACGGACTTTATAGGCGATAGTCAAATCATTAAATTTCATAAAAACATTAATCTATCCGATAAAATAGAACTAAAACCCATTGATAAAAACTATAATGAATGGAAAGAAATTTTTGAAACTGCCTTAGACGATTTAACAGGCTTAATTGCACCTAAAAGAATAATTTATTGCGAAGGGAGAGCAGAATTAAAAGATAGCTATGAAAAAGGATTGGATGCAAAGGTATTAAATAATATTTTCAATAAAAAATATCCAGATACTTTATTTGTATCAAGTGGTGGAAATACTGAGCTAGACTATAGAAGTAGAATAGCGATAGCCATACTTGGAAAAGTATTTAAGGACTTGGAAATTTGGGTATTTAAAGATAGGGATATAGCTTCAGGCGGCAATGTGAGTGAATTTGATAGGCAAGAATACCTTGATGGTCAAGAAAATAGCTTTAGAGTTATGAAAAGATGGGAAATAGAAAATTATTTATTTGATAAAGAGATTTTAAAGGCTTATTGCGACAAAAAGGGGTGCCAATTTGATGAGAGTAGGTATGATGCTGTAGTGACAGATGTAGTAAATAACAATGTGAAGGATAAGGGTGGAGAAATTAAAAAGTGTTGTGGCATAACGACGCCTATTAATATTGAAATCTTCAAAGAAAATTTATCAAATTTTATTTTACCAGACACTTTGGTTTATAAAGAGCTTGAAGACTGCATATTTAATAGAAAATAA
- a CDS encoding tetratricopeptide repeat protein — MKKILPFLAPICLFASSCDELIQESVREFYKSDRNLERAINLAEQATDVCLKEGNTEQAITSLINSASICMVNKEPQKALELSQRALELAANVSDKLLLARSYHSLGAAQKVLGRYDEALANFQEALKIYDNAPNAPMNDELICIKGIASAYYLKNDFDKAHENHLLALNLLDITPELSGNELVRSELLVELANDLAKLNQKDEATQNYKKVLEILNGKEQNPRARDLLERANKGLKELN, encoded by the coding sequence ATGAAGAAAATTTTGCCATTTTTAGCGCCTATTTGCCTCTTTGCAAGTAGCTGTGACGAGCTAATACAAGAGAGTGTGAGGGAGTTTTATAAAAGCGATAGAAATTTGGAGAGAGCCATAAATTTAGCCGAGCAAGCGACTGATGTCTGCTTAAAAGAGGGCAACACCGAGCAGGCGATCACTTCGCTCATAAATAGCGCTAGCATTTGCATGGTAAATAAAGAGCCACAAAAGGCGTTAGAGCTCTCACAAAGAGCCCTAGAGCTTGCGGCAAACGTTAGCGACAAGCTGCTACTAGCTCGCTCTTATCATAGCCTAGGTGCGGCACAAAAGGTGCTAGGCAGATACGACGAAGCACTTGCTAATTTTCAAGAAGCTCTAAAAATTTATGACAACGCGCCAAATGCCCCAATGAACGACGAACTCATCTGTATAAAAGGCATCGCTAGCGCCTACTACCTAAAAAACGACTTTGACAAAGCCCACGAAAACCACCTTTTAGCGCTAAATTTACTTGATATCACGCCGGAGTTAAGTGGCAACGAGCTTGTGCGATCAGAGCTTTTAGTAGAGCTTGCTAACGACCTAGCAAAGCTTAATCAAAAGGACGAAGCTACCCAAAACTACAAAAAAGTGCTTGAAATTTTAAATGGAAAAGAGCAAAATCCTCGCGCACGGGATCTTTTAGAGCGAGCCAACAAAGGACTAAAGGAGCTTAATTAG